The following coding sequences lie in one Pseudomonas svalbardensis genomic window:
- the cobN gene encoding cobaltochelatase subunit CobN, whose product MHLLRTQPGGFVSDDNIADLGQTPAELVILCSGDSSLALLAEAAQQLPDDYPSVRLANPMQVQNHASVDLYVDEVLRHAKVILISLHGGIAYWRYGVEQLVQLSERGVQLILVPGDDRPDPELSELSTVAACDRDRLWQFLRQGGMSNALDFFRCLANRWLGRDYAWAEPQTLPRTAIYHPKKSPAELKDLQAEWQAGQPVAAVLFYRSHLQAANTGFIDIFCQRLQAAGLNPLPIAVASLKEPGCLTVVEDLLDEVEAGVILNTTGFAQSSPEAPHLRPFRRNIPVIQAICAQDNEPGWRASEQGLGPRDLAMHIALPELDGRIISRPISFKDLAWRSERSQSDVVCYRPQPERMDFVAELARRWIDLARVPNAEKRIALILANYPTRDGRIGNGVGLDTPAAALNILRALHKEGYPLPAELPDSGTALIQQLLGGVSNDLDTLDQRPCHQSLSMDDYNLMFNALPEANRQAVLERWGTPQSDPMCRGGRMMIAGLRFGLTFVGIQPARGYQVYPSAVYHDPDLVPPHGYLAFYFWLRNTYGAHGVIHVGKHGNLEWLPGKGVGLSENCWPDALLGPLPNIYPFIVNDPGEGAQAKRRTQAVIIDHLMPPLTRAETYGPLRNLELLADEYYEAQLLDPRRARELQCDILQLVRDTHIDRELQLDKKLDSDADAAIWLPRLDTYLCDLKESQIRDGLHVFGESPTGRLRIDTLLALLRIPRGDGRGAQSSLLRALAKAFTLGFDPLDCALAEPWIGPRPIELQTLTDEAWRTAGDTRERLELFATHLIEQALVTEVEQLNAPGWSEVKAIIDSLREVVAPRLDACGPAEMRGLLDALSGRFVPAGPSGAPSRGRLDVLPTGRNFYSVDVRNLPTTTAWRIGFQSANLILERHLQDHGDHLRQLGLSVWGTATMRTGGDDIAQAMALMGVRPVWATGSQRVDDFEILPLSLLDRPRVDVTLRVSGFFRDAFANLIRLFDAAVQAVAALDEPDDLNPLAAKVRAEREALVQSGLDEEAAKRQAGWRIFGAKPGAYGAGVQGAIDGRLWQSREDLAEVYLNWGGYAYGGSDEGTAAREQFAQRLSQVQAVLQNQDNREHDLLDSNDYYQFQGGMLAAVESLSGEAAASYHGDHSQPDLPKIRTLKEELNRVIRSRAANPKWIDGVKRHGYKGAFELAATVDNLFAFDATTQLIDDHQYALLADAYLLDPATRDFVREHNPHALRDMTERMLEAQQRGMWKEPGEYRDALENLLLDIEEDS is encoded by the coding sequence ATGCACCTGCTCAGGACCCAGCCCGGCGGTTTCGTGTCGGATGACAACATTGCCGACCTTGGGCAAACCCCCGCCGAGCTGGTGATCCTGTGCAGCGGCGACTCCAGCCTCGCGCTGCTCGCCGAAGCCGCACAGCAGTTGCCCGACGATTACCCGAGCGTGCGCCTGGCTAACCCGATGCAGGTGCAGAACCACGCGTCGGTCGACTTGTATGTCGACGAAGTGCTGCGCCATGCCAAGGTGATTCTGATTTCGCTGCACGGCGGCATCGCCTATTGGCGTTACGGCGTCGAGCAACTGGTGCAACTGTCGGAGCGCGGCGTGCAACTGATTCTGGTGCCCGGCGATGACCGCCCGGACCCCGAACTCAGCGAGCTGAGCACGGTGGCTGCCTGCGACCGCGATCGACTCTGGCAGTTTCTGCGTCAGGGCGGCATGAGCAATGCCCTGGATTTCTTCCGCTGCCTCGCCAATCGTTGGCTGGGCCGCGACTACGCCTGGGCCGAGCCACAAACCCTGCCACGCACGGCGATTTACCACCCGAAAAAAAGCCCCGCGGAGCTGAAGGATTTGCAAGCCGAATGGCAGGCCGGTCAACCGGTTGCGGCGGTGCTGTTTTACCGCTCGCACTTGCAGGCGGCCAACACCGGCTTCATCGATATTTTCTGCCAGCGTTTGCAGGCGGCAGGGTTAAACCCTTTGCCGATTGCCGTGGCCAGTTTGAAAGAACCCGGCTGCCTGACGGTGGTCGAGGACCTGTTGGACGAAGTCGAAGCCGGCGTGATTCTCAACACCACCGGTTTCGCTCAATCCAGCCCCGAAGCGCCGCACTTGCGACCGTTTCGTCGCAACATTCCAGTGATCCAGGCGATCTGTGCCCAGGACAACGAACCCGGTTGGCGCGCCAGCGAACAAGGCCTCGGTCCGCGTGATCTGGCGATGCACATCGCGCTGCCGGAACTGGACGGGCGGATCATCAGCCGACCGATCAGCTTCAAAGACCTGGCCTGGCGCAGCGAGCGCAGTCAATCCGATGTGGTCTGCTATCGGCCACAACCGGAGCGCATGGATTTTGTCGCCGAACTGGCGCGGCGCTGGATTGATCTGGCGCGGGTGCCCAACGCTGAAAAACGCATCGCGCTGATCCTCGCCAACTACCCGACCCGCGACGGTCGCATCGGCAATGGCGTGGGCCTCGACACCCCGGCGGCGGCGCTGAACATCCTGCGTGCGCTGCATAAAGAAGGTTATCCGCTGCCGGCCGAATTGCCTGATAGCGGCACCGCGTTGATCCAGCAGTTGCTCGGTGGCGTCAGCAACGACCTCGACACCCTCGACCAACGTCCGTGTCATCAAAGCCTGTCGATGGACGACTACAACCTGATGTTCAACGCCTTGCCCGAGGCCAACCGCCAGGCCGTGCTGGAACGTTGGGGTACGCCGCAAAGCGATCCGATGTGCCGTGGCGGGCGAATGATGATCGCCGGGCTGCGCTTTGGCCTGACCTTCGTCGGCATTCAACCGGCGCGGGGTTATCAGGTATACCCGAGCGCGGTGTATCACGACCCCGACCTGGTGCCGCCTCACGGTTACTTGGCGTTCTATTTCTGGTTGCGTAACACCTACGGCGCCCACGGTGTGATCCATGTCGGCAAGCACGGCAACCTCGAATGGTTGCCGGGCAAGGGCGTCGGGCTTTCTGAGAATTGCTGGCCGGATGCGCTGCTCGGGCCGTTGCCGAACATCTATCCGTTCATCGTCAACGATCCGGGCGAGGGCGCCCAGGCCAAGCGCCGTACGCAGGCGGTGATCATCGATCACCTGATGCCGCCGCTGACCCGCGCCGAAACTTACGGCCCGTTGCGCAACCTCGAATTACTCGCCGACGAGTATTACGAAGCGCAATTGCTCGATCCGCGCCGTGCCCGGGAGTTGCAGTGCGACATCCTGCAACTGGTGCGCGATACACACATCGACCGCGAACTGCAACTGGACAAAAAACTCGACAGTGATGCCGATGCGGCGATCTGGTTGCCGCGTCTGGACACGTATTTGTGCGACTTGAAAGAGTCACAGATCCGCGACGGCCTGCATGTGTTTGGCGAGTCGCCGACCGGGCGCTTGCGCATCGACACCTTGCTGGCGTTGTTGCGTATTCCGCGTGGAGATGGACGTGGGGCGCAATCGAGTCTGCTGCGAGCCTTGGCCAAGGCGTTCACGTTGGGCTTCGATCCGCTGGATTGTGCGCTTGCTGAGCCTTGGATCGGGCCGCGTCCGATTGAACTGCAAACCCTCACCGATGAAGCCTGGCGCACGGCAGGTGATACCCGCGAACGTCTGGAACTGTTCGCCACGCACCTGATCGAGCAAGCCTTGGTTACTGAGGTTGAGCAGCTGAACGCGCCAGGATGGTCAGAGGTGAAAGCCATCATCGATAGCCTGCGTGAAGTCGTCGCTCCACGACTGGACGCCTGCGGCCCGGCGGAAATGCGCGGTCTGCTCGACGCCCTCAGCGGCCGCTTCGTGCCGGCCGGCCCCAGCGGTGCGCCGAGTCGCGGTCGACTCGACGTGCTACCGACCGGTCGCAACTTCTACTCGGTGGACGTGCGTAACCTGCCGACCACCACCGCATGGCGTATCGGTTTCCAGTCGGCCAACCTGATTCTTGAACGACACCTGCAAGACCACGGCGATCACCTGCGTCAGCTTGGCCTGTCGGTGTGGGGCACCGCGACCATGCGCACCGGCGGCGACGACATCGCCCAGGCCATGGCGCTGATGGGCGTGCGCCCGGTCTGGGCCACGGGCAGTCAGCGAGTCGACGACTTCGAGATTCTGCCGCTGAGTCTGCTGGACCGTCCGCGGGTGGACGTGACCTTGCGCGTCTCCGGATTCTTCCGCGATGCCTTTGCCAATCTGATCCGCCTGTTCGACGCCGCCGTGCAAGCGGTCGCCGCCCTCGACGAGCCGGACGACCTCAACCCCTTGGCTGCCAAGGTGCGTGCCGAGCGCGAAGCGTTGGTGCAATCGGGGCTGGATGAAGAGGCGGCCAAGCGTCAGGCCGGTTGGCGCATCTTTGGCGCCAAACCCGGTGCTTACGGCGCGGGCGTGCAGGGCGCCATCGACGGTCGTCTGTGGCAAAGCCGCGAAGACCTGGCCGAGGTCTATCTGAACTGGGGTGGCTACGCTTACGGCGGCTCTGACGAAGGCACCGCAGCGCGAGAGCAGTTCGCTCAGCGCCTGAGCCAGGTTCAGGCTGTGCTGCAAAACCAGGACAACCGTGAACACGACTTGCTCGATTCCAACGACTATTACCAGTTCCAGGGCGGCATGCTCGCGGCGGTGGAAAGCCTCAGTGGTGAAGCCGCGGCCAGTTACCATGGCGATCACAGTCAGCCGGACTTGCCGAAGATCCGCACGTTGAAGGAAGAGCTGAACCGGGTGATTCGCTCACGGGCAGCCAATCCGAAGTGGATCGACGGCGTGAAGCGCCACGGCTATAAAGGCGCGTTTGAACTGGCGGCGACGGTTGATAACCTGTTCGCTTTCGACGCTACAACGCAGCTGATCGACGATCACCAGTATGCGTTGCTGGCGGATGCGTATTTGCTGGATCCGGCGACCCGGGATTTTGTCCGTGAGCATAATCCGCATGCGTTGCGCGACATGACTGAGCGGATGCTTGAGGCGCAGCAGCGGGGGATGTGGAAGGAGCCGGGTGAGTACCGAGACGCATTGGAAAATTTGTTGCTCGATATAGAAGAAGACAGTTAG
- the cobW gene encoding cobalamin biosynthesis protein CobW, translated as MKTLAKLPVTIVTGFLGSGKTTLLRHMLDNAQGRRIAVIVNEFGELGIDGEILKQCSIGCTEEEANGRVYELANGCLCCTVQEEFFPVMRELVARRGDLDHILIETSGLALPKPLVQAFQWPEIRSACTVDAVITVVDSPAVAAGTFAAFPDQVDAQRKLDPNLDHESPLHELFADQLASADLVILNKADLISPEDLARVRLEVAEELPPAVKVIEASSGRVPLDVLIGLGAGSEEHIDSRHSHHDHHHEGEDDHDHDAFDSISIELPQADESLLLDALTQLVVQHGILRVKGFAAIPNKPMRLLIQGVGTRFDKHFDRQWGTDEARTTRLVLIGQELDATLLEAQLRAALSV; from the coding sequence ATGAAAACACTGGCCAAACTCCCCGTCACCATCGTTACCGGCTTCCTCGGCTCGGGCAAAACCACCTTGCTGCGGCACATGCTCGACAACGCTCAGGGCCGTCGCATTGCGGTGATCGTCAACGAGTTCGGCGAGCTGGGCATCGACGGCGAAATCCTCAAGCAGTGCTCCATCGGTTGCACTGAAGAAGAAGCCAACGGCCGCGTCTACGAACTGGCCAACGGCTGCCTGTGCTGCACCGTTCAGGAAGAGTTCTTCCCGGTGATGCGCGAATTGGTCGCCCGTCGCGGCGACCTCGACCACATCCTCATCGAAACCTCGGGTCTGGCCCTGCCAAAACCGCTGGTGCAAGCCTTCCAGTGGCCTGAAATCCGCAGCGCCTGCACCGTTGATGCGGTGATCACCGTGGTCGACAGTCCTGCGGTCGCCGCCGGCACCTTCGCGGCTTTCCCGGACCAGGTCGATGCCCAGCGCAAACTCGATCCGAACCTGGACCACGAATCGCCGCTGCACGAGCTGTTCGCCGACCAACTGGCCAGCGCCGACCTGGTGATCCTCAACAAGGCCGACCTGATCAGCCCTGAAGACCTGGCCCGTGTGCGCCTGGAAGTCGCTGAAGAACTGCCGCCCGCGGTGAAAGTCATCGAAGCCAGCAGCGGTCGCGTGCCACTGGACGTGCTGATCGGCCTCGGTGCCGGTTCTGAAGAACACATCGACAGCCGTCACAGCCATCACGATCACCACCACGAAGGTGAAGACGATCACGACCACGATGCCTTCGACTCCATCTCCATTGAACTGCCTCAAGCCGACGAAAGCCTGCTGCTGGATGCGCTGACCCAATTGGTGGTCCAGCACGGCATTCTGCGCGTCAAAGGTTTTGCGGCGATCCCGAACAAACCGATGCGCCTGCTGATCCAGGGCGTGGGCACACGTTTCGACAAGCATTTCGACCGTCAGTGGGGCACCGATGAAGCGCGCACCACGCGTTTGGTTTTGATCGGTCAGGAGCTGGACGCCACTCTGCTTGAAGCGCAATTGCGCGCTGCGCTCAGCGTTTAA